The genomic interval AGCTCGAGGGGCAGGTCGCCGTGCGCGACGGGGCCCTGCACACCGCTCGACTCGAACGTGCCCGGCCTCGCGCGGCGGCGCGAAAGCTGACGGTCTCTCCGGAGGCGTCCTATCTCGTCGCGGGTGGCTTGGGAGGACTCGGGCTTCGGCTCGCGGGGTGGCTGGTGGAGCGTGGCGCGCGGCACCTCGTCCTGCTGGGACGTCGTCCCCCTTCACCGGAGGCTCAACGGAGCATCGAGGCGCTGGAGTCGGGAGGTGTCCACGTGCGTGTGGCCCTGGCGGACCTCGCTTCTCGTGACGCGGTCGCGGCGGTGCTCCGCGAGGCGCGCGACACCCCACCGCTGCGAGGCATCTTCCACGCGGCGGGTGTTCTGCGCGACGCCACCCTGGCCCAGCAGACCGCCGAGAGCTTTCACGAGGTGCTGGCCCCCAAGGTCCAAGGCGCGTGGAACCTGCACGTGCTCAGCGAAGGGCTGCCGCTGGACTTCTTCGTGTGTTTCTCATCGGCGGCTTCGCTCCTGGGGACTCCAGGACAGGCGAACTATGTCGCCGCGAATGCGTTCCTGGACGGACTGGCCCACCTGCGACACGCGCGAGGACTCCCCGCGCTGACCGTCAACTGGGGCTCTTGGGCGGAGACGGGCATGGCCGCGCGGTTGGCCTCCACCATGGGAGGGACGTCCGGTGCCATGGGGTTCGAGTCGATTCCGGTGGAGCGCGGGCTCGACATCCTCGAGCGCCTCATGGGGGGACCGGGTGTCTCGCTCGGTGTCTTCCCCGTCGATTGGAAGCAGCTCGGCGAGAAGTGGCCGGGCCTGGCGCGTCAGGCCTTCATTCAAGGGCTGCTCGGCGCGGCACCGCTCCAGCCTCGGACGCCCGCCTTCCGCGCACAACTGGAGGCCGCCGCGCCAAGCAGGAGGTTGGACCTGCTGCGCCGGCACGTGGCCACCATGGTCTCGCAGACGCTGGGCATGGCGGAGTCGGAGCGGCTGTCGGGCAACGAGCGGCTGTTCGACCTTGGCTTCGATTCACTGCTGGCGGTGGAGCTCAAGAACCGTCTGGCGAGCAGTCTGGGCAGGAACCTGCGTTCAACCCTGGTCTTCGATTTCCCCTCGGTGTCGGGACTCGTCTCGCACCTGGCGGGAGAGCTGGGACTGAGTGGGGAGGCCACGAAGCGAGCGGAGACCCCGGCCCGGGACGACACCCTGGCCGCGGAGATTCAAACCCTGTCGGAGCAGGAACTCACCTCACTCATCGACCAGGAACTGATGAGCGCGCTCAGCCGCTGAGGACCGGATGGCGAAACTACCGACACGCATCTCTGAGCTACCCACCGTCAAGCTCGCCTATCTCGCGAACCAGCTCCGCGCCAAGAAGGAGCTCCTGGCCGCGGAACCCATCGCCGTCATCGGCATGTCGTGCCGCTTCCCCGGTGGAGGCGAGCTGCCGGAGACGTTCTGGGATGTGCTCCGCGACGGGCGGGACGCGACCCGCGAAGTGCCCGCCGACCGCTGGAACATCGACGACGTCTATGACCCCACGCCGGGGACGCAGGGGAAGGTCTACACCCGGCGCGGCGCCTTCATCGAGAACGTCGACCTGTTCGAGCCCTCGTTCTTCGGCATCGCGCCGCGTGACGCGAAGTTCATGGACCCGCAGCAGCGCATGCTGCTGGAGGAGTGCTGGCGGGCCCTCGAGCGCGCGGGCATTCCTCCCGCGGGCCTGGCTGGAAGCCGCACGGGCATCTTCGTGGGGCTGATGCACAACGACTACAACGTGCTGGGCATCAGCGCGGACGTGGAGATGTCCTCCTCGTCGCTCAACTATCCCTCGATGGCGGCCGGGCGCATCTCCCACACCCTGGGGTTCCAGGGGCCCGCGCTCACCGTGGACACCGCGTGCTCGTCCTCGGCCGTCACGGTCCACCTCGCGTGCCAGAGCCTGCGCAACGACGAGAGTGACATGGCCCTGGCTGGTGGGGTCAGCCTGAGCCTGTCACCCGTCACCATGATGGTCGAGTGCCAGAACCGCATGTTGTCCGCCGACGGCCGCTGCAAGGCCTTCGACGCCTCCGCGGATGGGTTCGCGCGCGGGGAAGGCTGCGGCATGGTGGTGCTCAAGCGCCTGTCGGATGCGCTGGCCCATGGCGACCCCATCATCGGAGTCATCCGTGGCTCGGCGCTCAACCATGACGGCCGCAGCAGCGGGCTGATGGTGCCGAACGGTCGCGCGCAGGAGCGCGTCATCCGCATGGCGCTGGATGGCTGTGGCGTGGAGCCCGACCAGGTCAGCTACATCGAGGCCCACGGCACGGGGACCGCGCTCGGCGACCCCATTGAAATGGAGGCGCTCCGCTCCGTCTTCGGGCGCAAGTCCACGCGAGGCTCGCCGCTGTTCGTGGGCTCGGTGAAGACGAACATCGGACACCTGGAGGCCGCCGCTGGAATCGCGGGGCTCATCAAGGTGCTGCTGTCGCTGCGCAACGAAGCCATCCCCGCGCACCTCCACTTCGAGCGGCCGAACCCGAACATCCGCTGGGACGACCTGCCGGTGGTCATCCCCACCGAGCTGCGGCCCTGGCCTCGAGGAGAACAGCGGCGGCTCGCGGGGCTCAGCAGCTTTGGCTTCAGCGGCACCAACGTGCACCTCGTCGTGGAAGAGGCGCCCGTCCTGCCTCGGCCTCCGATGGCGCGGGAGCGGCCCGTTCATCTGCTGACCCTGTCGGCGAAGACGGAAGCGGCGCTCGACGCGCTGGTGGAGGCTCACGAGTCGGCGCTGACGGATGACAGCGTGTCACCCGGAGACTGGTGCTTCACGGCCAACGCCGGTCGCTCCCACTTCGAGCATCGAGCCGCCATCACCGGCTCTTCCGTGGCCGAGCTCCGGATGGGCCTGTCACGCCTGCGCGCCGAGAAGCCGCGTTCCCAGCGCGAGCCGAGACGAGGGACTGAACTCCCGAAGCCGGTCTTCCTGTTCACGGGGCAAGGCGCGCTCGGGCCCGGAACGGGCCGCGAACTGGCCGAGACCTGGCCCGTGTTCCGCGAGGCGCTGCTGCGCTGTTCGAATGTCCTCCAAGGGCGGCTCGAGCCTCGGCTCGAGGACATCCTGTGGGGCGAGGCGTCCGCGTCCCTGCTCGCGGACACGCGCTACGCGCAGCCCGCGCTCGTCGCGCTGGAGTTCGCGCTGTCGGAGCTATGGGCCTCCTGGGGCATTGTCCCGGGGGCCGTGGCCGGGCACAGCCTGGGTGAGTACGCGGCGGCCGTGGTCGCCGGAGTCCTCTCCCTCGAGGACTCGCTGAAGTTGGTCGTCGAGCGCGCGCGGCTCATCCACGAGGCCCCCGGTGAGGGGGCGATGCTGGCCGTCCACGCCTCGATGGAGGCCGTGGCGCCGGTGGTGGCTCCACTGGCCCAGCGTGTCAGCCTCGCGGCGGTCAACGGCCCCGAGGACCTGGTCCTTTCTGGAGAGGCCGCGGCGATATCCGAGGTCGCGGAGACACTCGCCGCGAGGGGCATCACCTGCAAGCGGCTTCCGGTCCCCCACGCCTACCACTCTTCGCTCATGGACCCGGTGGTGGCCCCCTTCGAGGCCTGCTTCGAAGGTGTGGCGCTCTCGACGCCGCGGGTCCCCTTCGTGTCCTCGCTCGAGGGAAGGCTCGTCTCCGAGGAGCTGACCCGGCCGGGCTACTGGGGCCGACATCTCCGCGAGCCCGTCGCCTTCGCCGCGACGCTGGACGTGTTGCGCGGCCAGATGCATCGGACCTTCCTCGAGGTGGGGCCCGCCCCGGTCCTCGCGGGCATCGGCCGGCGCATCTTCCAGGACGCGGAGGAGCTGTGCTGGCTGCCGAGCCTCCGCGCCTCGTCGGGCGAGACGGCGCAGCTGCTCTCCTCCTTGGGCTCGCTCTACTCGCGTGGCTTCGAGGTGGATTGGGCCGCGTTCGATGCGCCCTTCGAGCGGCGTCCCGCCACGCTGCCGACGTATCCCTTCCGCCGCGAGCGCTATTGGCTCGATACCCAGACCGGGGGGCTGTTGGGCGAGCGGAGGGTGTCTCGCGACAAGGGCCACCCGCTCGTGGGCACGCCGTTGTCCCTGGCGGGGACGAAGGTGCGCCGCTTCACGTCGCGCCTGAGCGCCTTCGAGCCCTCCTTCATCGCCGACCACCGCGTCTTCGGCGCGACGATTCTTCCGGCCGCCTGCTACGCGGAGATGGCGCTGGGGGCCGCGCGCCTCACGGCGGGGGCGGAGTCCCTCTTCGAACTGAGCTCGGTCGAACTGGAGCGTCCATTCGTACTCGGCGAGGGCGAAGCGCATGACGTCCAGACGGTGCTGACGCCGGAGGCGGGGCGCACGCACTTTGAAATCTATGGCCAGGGGTCGACGGGGCCCGAGCGGGACTGGGTGCGTCTGGCGCATGGACACCTCACGGAGCACCGCGAGTCCACGCGGCCGGTCCAACTGGAAACAGAGTTGCTCTCGCGCTTCTCCGCGCCACGGCCCTCGGAGCCGCTGTTCGAGCTGATGGCCCGCCATGGAATCGAGTACGGCCCTTCGTTCCGGGTCATCGAGTCCCTGCGGTTCGGGACGAACGCCTGCCTCGCCCACGTCCGGCTTCATGACAGTCACGTGGTCGGGATGGGCGCGTATCAGTTGCATCCCTTGCTCCTCGATGCGTGCTTCCAGACAGCCGCCGCCTTGTTCATGGAGGACGCGAAGAGCGGGCAGCAGCACCGGCAACGGATGCCGGTCGGCATCGAGCGTCTGCGCTGGTTCAAGAAGCCCGGCGCCAGTGTCTGGGTGCATGCGCGCCATGACGGCAGGGGTGTCACCACCTCCGACGAGCTGCTGAGCTGCGACCTGCGAATCCTCGGGGAAGAGGGAGACGTCATCGCGGAGGTGCAGGGGCTGTTGCTCAAGCAGAGCGACCGGCGCGCGCTGATGACGTCGTTCCCGGACTCTTCCCGGGAGCTGCTCTTCGAGCTGGCGTGGCGGGAGCAGGAAGCGGCCCGGGGACGGAGCCCACTCCCCCTGCTGTCAGGGCGCTGGCTGCTGCTCGCGGACTCGGGTGGCGCCGCGCAGTCGCTGAAGGCACAGGTGCAACGCCATGGCGGGACCTGCGAACTCGTGCTCCCGGGCCCAGGCTACGAGCGCATGGAGCCGGGCCTCGCCCGACTCGACCCGAGCGACCCGCACGCCTTCACCCGGCTCCTCCGCGAACTGGCGGAGGAGGGGGCTTCGCCGGCGACGGTGGTGTGCTTCTGGGGGCTCGATGAACCCAAGGCGGAAGCGCTCTCTCCGGAGTCGTTGGCGCAGGCCACCTCGAGGAGCGCGGCCGGAGTGCTCCACCTCGTCCAGGCGATGGCGCGGGCGACCTGGGCGCAGAAGCCCGTGCTGTGGCTGGTGACCCGAGGCGCCGTCTCCGCCGCGCCGGGAGACACCGTGGAGGGACTCGCGCAGTCGACGCTCTGGGGGCTCTGCCGCGCCGCCGCCATCGAACATCCCGAGCTGAGCTGCCGGCTGGTGGACCTGGACGACGGCGAGGACGCGGCCACGCGGTGGTTCGAGCGGATGGCCCACGCGCCCGGCGAGAACATGCTCGCGCTGCGAGGCTCGCGGCTCCTCGCGGCCCGGCTCGTGCGACCCCCGGCGGCGCCGAGTCGCACCAGCTCCGAGCGCGCCATTCATGCGGACGGCGCCTACCTCATCACCGGAGGGATGGGCGCCCTCGGGCTCGCCACCGCCACCTGGCTGGTCGAGGAAGGCGCCCGTCACCTGGTCCTGGTGGGGCGTGGTGCACCAGGTGCGGAGGCACAAGCCCGGCTCTTGGAGCTGCGTGAGCGGGGCTGCGAAGTCACCGTGGCGTGTGCCGACATCTCGCGCGCGGAGGACGCGCGGCGCGTGGTGGAGGAACTCTCCGCGAGAGGTTCGAGACCTCGGGGCATCTTCCATGTGGCGGGTGTGCTGGAGGATGGCGTGTTCCTGCGGCAGGACCGCGAGCGTCTGGCGAAGGTGTTCGCGCCGAAGGTGCTCGGTGCGTGGAACCTGCACCTGGCCGCCATGGGGCTCCCGCTCGACCTCTTCGTCATGTACTCGTCCGCGGCGTCGCTCGTCGGGGTCGCGGGCCAGGCGAACTATGTCGCCGCCAACACCTTCCTCGATGCACTGGCGCACCACCGCCGCGCGAAGGGACTGCCCGCGCTCAGCGTCAACTGGGGGCGGTGGTCTGGCGGCGGAATGGCCGAGAAGGTCCGAGGCCCCGGGCGTGCGCCGTCATCGGACGCCAACAGCCTTTCGCCTCAGCGGGCCCTGCGGGTCCTCGAGGAGCTGTTGGGCCGGGACCTCGCGCAGGTGGGCGTGGTCCCCGTCAACCTCTCCCCTCGGGAGGCCACGCCCTCCGCGGGACATGGTCCGTTGTTCTCCGAGCTGGTGGTGCGCGAGCCGTCCCAGTCAGCGGGCACGGCGCGGATGGTGGAGTTGCTGGAGGAGCTCAAGCGTTCGGATGGCACGCGCCGCCGCGGCCTCCTGATGCACTACGTCCATGGCCGGCTGGCGCCCCTGCTGGGCTTCCCTCCGGACCACGAGATGCTTCAGCGGAGCATCTCCCTGAACGAGATGGGGCTCGATTCGCTGCGCGCCGTCGAGCTGAAGAACCGCATGGGCCGCGAGCTGGGCGTCGATCTGCCCCTGGCCCGCTTCATCGACGGGACGGGTGTCGCGGGAATCGTGGAGGTGCTGCACGAGCAACTCGAGCTCAGTGAGTTGCTCGCACGAGTCCCCGCCGCGGGCGCTCAGGTCGAGCTCGAGGAGCTGACGCTATGAAGATGGGGGAGCTGCTCGCCGAGCTGAATCGGCGGGGCCTGGAGGTCTGGGCGGAAGGGGAGCAGCTGAAGCTCCGGGGGCCGAAGGGGGCCGCGGGCGAGGAGCTGCGCAACCTGCTCGCCGGACACAAGCAGGAGTTGCTGACGCTGTTGCGTGAGCGCCAACGGGCGAACGAGGAGCGCCCCATCACCCCCGTGGCTCGCACGGGGCCAGCCCCGTTGTCATACGGGCAGCAGCGGCTGTGGTTCCTCGACCGGCTCGAGCCCGGCGGCGTCGCGTACAACCTGGTCATGCCCCTGCGCGTCGAGGGGCGCCTGGACCCGGCGCTCCTGGAGCGGTGCTTCGTCGAAATCCTCCGGCGCCACGAAATCCTCCGCACGCGCTACACCGAGCTGCAAGGGGTGCCGGTCCAGGTGGTCGACCCCGAGCCCCGGCTCGAGTTCCTGGTGATGGACGAGACGGAGGTGTTCGCCCATGAGCCCGGGGGCACGGAGGTGTTCCTCCGCCGCGAAGGAGAGCGGCCCTTCGACCTGTCCGAAGGCCCGTTGACGCGGGTCCTCGTGGTCGAGCGGGGAGCGGACAAGGGCCAGTACATCCAGGTCTGCCTGCACCACATCTCCGCGGATGTCTGGGCGCGCGGAATCCTGATGCGCGAGCTGATGGTGCTCTACACGGCCTTCGCTCAGGGACAGCCCTCTCCGCTTCCGCCCCTGCCACTCCAGTTCTCGGACTTCGCCATCTGGCAGCGGGGCCACCTCCAAGGCGACGTCCGCCGCGGCCTGGTGGATGCCTGGAAGCGGCGGCTCGCGGGGATGCCGCCCTTGCTGGAGCTCCCCTCTGACCGCCCGCGTCCCCGGGTGCAGACCTATGCCGGCGGCGAGGTCCGCTTCGAGGTGGGACCCGAGCAGACCGAGGCCCTGAAGGCGCTGAGTCATGCGGCCAATGCCACGCCCTTCATGGGCATGCTGGCCGCCTTCTTCGTCCTGCTGCATCGCCTCACCGGCCGCGAGGACCTGGTCGTCGGCGCCAACGCCATCAACCGGACGCGCCCCGAGCTCGAGCCCCTGGTGGGCTTCTTCGTCGACAACCTGGTGATGCGCGTGGACCTGGGCGGCGCCCCGGGGTTCTCCACCGTGGTGAAGCGTGTGCGCGAAGTGGTCCTCGAGGCCTTCGCGCACCAGGACCTTCCCTTCGACCTGCTCGTCGAGGAGCTGAAGCCCGCGAGAAACCCCGGCTACAACCCGCTGTTCCAGACCGTGTTCTCGTGGGCGCGCGCCGTGGGGACGATGCCGGATGCGTCCGGGATGAAGATTGTCCCGCTCGAGTTCGAGACCACCTCCTCTCGCTTCGACCTCAACCTCTTCGTGGATGACCACTCGGACCGCCTCACGGTCCGCTTCGTATTCAACCGCGACCTCTTCGACCGGAGCACGCTCCAGCACTACGCGGACTGCTTCCAGGTGTTGCTCCAGGGGCTCCTCACCGAACCGCAGCGTCCGGTGGCGGACCTCCCCGTGCTGCCGGCGGAAGCCCGCGAGCGCATCCTCCGGCAGTGGAACAACACCCGCGCGGAGGGCGCCAGCGGGCCCTGTCTGCACGAACTCTTCGAGGCGCGCGCGGCGAAGACGCCGGATGCCTGCGCGCTCGTCGTGGGGGACTGGGAGCTGACCTATGGCGAGCTCGACCAGCGCAGCGACCGCCTCGCGGTGGCGCTGCAAGCCCGGGGCGTGGGGCCGGAGACGCTGGTGGGCATCTGCCTGGAGCGCTCGCCCAGGCTCGTGGTGAGCCTGCTCGCGGTGCTCAAGGCGGGAGGCTCGTTCCTCGCGCTCGACCCGGACGAGCCCTCCGAGCGGCTGCGGCGCATCGTCGGTGACGCACGTCCCCGGCTGCTGCTCACGTCGGGCGCGTCCGTGGACCTGGAGTCGCTCGCGACGCCCGTGCTCTCCGTGGACGAGGCCTGTGAGCACTTCCCGGACGCCATCGGTCAGCGCCTGCGCCGGGACGTCACCCCGGAGCACCGGGCCTATGTCCTCTACACCTCCGGCTCGACGGGCCATCCGAAGGGCACGGAGGTTACCCACCGGAGCATCGTCAACTACCTGAAGTGGAGCGTGGAGGCGTACCGGCTCACCGAGGGCACGGGGAGCCCGGTGCTCGGGTCCATCAGCTTCGATGGCACGCTGACGAGCCTCTTCGCTCCGCTCATCTCGGGACGCGCCCTGTTCCTGCTCCCGCGCGGGCAGGAGCTGGACGTGTTGTCCTCCCGCGCCTACCCGGAGCTGGGCTTCAGCTTCATCAAGCTGACGCCCTCCCACCTGCGCGCGTTCGACGGATTGGGGCGCCTGCGAGAGGTGCTCGAGCGGACCCACGCCGTGGTCCTCGGAGGCGAGGGCCTGCACGGCGGAGACCTGGAGACGTGGCGCGCGCAGCGCCTCTCCGCGCGGGTCCTCAACGAATACGGCCCCACCGAGGCCGCCGTGGCGTGCTCCTTCCATGAGATGTCACACGACGGAGCGCCGCTCCCCGAGCGTGTGCCCATTGGCAAGCCCATCCCCAACACGGCGCTGTATGTCCTGGACCGTCGCGGACAGCCGGTGCCCGTCGGTGTGCCGGGCGAGCTGTACATCGGCGGCGTGGGACTGGCGCGAGGCTACCTGGGACGCCCCGACCTGACGGCGGAGCGCTTCGTGCCGAACCCCTTCGCGGACCCCGGCTCCGGTCAGGAAGGGACGCGGCTCTATCGCACGGGAGACCTGGCCCGCTACCTCCCGGATGGAACGCTGGAGTACCTGGGACGGCTGGACGACCAGCTCAAGATTCGGGGCCACCGCGTCGAGTCCGGAGAGGTCGAGGCCGCGCTCGCCCGGCACCCGCGCGTCGTGCACGCCGCCGTGGCGTTGCAGCGAGTGGCCGGACACGAGCCGCGCCTGGTCGCCTACGTCCAGCCGTCCGCGCCCGGGGGAGAGCCGTTGGAGGCCGCGCTGCGCGAGTCCCTCCAGGCCCAGCTCCCCGAGTTCATGCGGCCGTCCGTCTATGTCGTCCTCGATGCGCTGCCACTGACCTCCAGCGGCAAGGTGGACCGCAAGGCGCTCCCCTCTCCTTCGACGGGGAGAGGAGACGCCGGGCTCGGGGTACGTAGCGCGACGGCGATGACAGAGACGGAGCGAAAGCTCCAGGGCCTCTACCGCGAGCTGCTGGGGCTCGGCGCCGTGGCGCTCGACCAGAGCTTCTTCGACCTGGGCGGACACTCGCTGCTGGCCATCACCCTCATCGCGCGCATCCGAGGGCTCCTCGACGTGGAGGTCCCCCTCAACGAGGTGTTCGAACGGCCCTCGGTGGAGGGACTGGCCCGGTGGATTGATGCCCAGGCTGGAACCCTGGCCCCGAAGCTGCCCGCGGGGGTGGTGGCGTTGAGGCCGAGAGGGCGCAAGGCGCCGCTGTTCCTGGCCCCGCCCTCCGCGGGCAACCCCGCCGTCTACATCTCCCTCTCCCGAAACCTGAGCGCGGAGCAGCCCGTCTTCGGCTTCCAGATGCCGGGCCTGATGGACGACACCGTTCCGCTCGCGTCGGTCGAGGAGACGGCGGCGCACTACGTGGACTCCATGCGGAAGCTCCAGCCCGTGGGCCCCTATCACCTCGCGGGGTGGTCCTACGGCGGCATCATCGTGTGTGAGATGGCGCGCCAGCTCGAGTCCCAGGGTGAGCACGTCGCGCTGCTCGGGTTGATTGATGGCGCGTCGCTGGACCGCAAGGCGGCGCAGGACAGCCAGGACCTCCGCGAGGCGGTCTCCACGGGTTCGCAGTTGGTGAAGGTGCTGGTGGAGACCCCGCTGCCCAGGGACTACGCGAGCTTGAAGCTGGTGGGGGAGTGGATGGGAATCAGCCTGCCCGAGACGCCCAAGGACCTGTGGCGCAAGGACTCACTCGGGCAGCGCAGCTACCTGCGGCGGTTCCTGAAGGACGTGGTGAAGACGGTCCGCAACATGATGGCCACGCTGCGCGCCGAGCGCTCCTACACCTTCTCCGCGTATGGCGGCCGGGCCACCCTCTTCAGGGCGGCGCCTCCGGTGGAAGGCAGGGATTCACTCGTCGACAGTGTGAGAAGATTTGCCCTGGCCGGCGTGCAAGTCATTGCCGTTCCTGGCAATCACATGACACTCATCCTGGATGAGCGGCACGTCGCCGTGCTGGCGGTCCAGCTCCAGCAGTGCCTGGATGCTGCCGCGACCGGGATGCCCCAGCTGGAAACCTCACGCGCGCTGCTGCTCGCGAGCGGGGGGAACACGCAGTCATCGAAGGAGGTCGTGTGATGCCGCATCGAATCCTGTCCATGGATGGTTCCTCCATCTCCGGAGGTACGGGCTATGTCGCCACGGGGATGCTCGGAGCGCTTCGGCAGACGCTCGACACGGGCGGTGACAAGCGAACCCTGCTCAACCAGGTGGACCTCTTCGTGGGGACCTCCGCGGGCTCTTTCAACGCGGCGTTCTTCGCGCGGGAGGCGGACCCGGACAGCGCCTTCGACCGGAACATCCAGTTCTGGGGCGAGGCCGTCGCCATGAACAAGAAGGGCGTGTCCCTGGGGCGCACCCTGAAGGCGATGACGGGCACCTCCTCGCTGCTCGACTCGAACTACATGCGCGGCTTCCTGGGCAACTACTTCGGGACGACGACGCGGCTGGGAGACCTCAAGCGCAAGGTGGTGATTCCCAGCTTCCAGCTCGATGGGACGCGCAAGGGCCTGCGGACCTGGAAGTCGAAGGTCTTCCACAACACGGGCCCGGAGAACGACCCCGACCTCAACGAGCTGCTCATCGACGTGCTGATGCGCAGCGGCTCTCCGCCGCTCTCCTATCCCATCTACCAGGGAATGAAGGAGCAGGGCAGCGGCTACGTGGACGGAGGGCTCTACGCCAACAATCCCTCGCTCGTGGGACTGGCGCAGGCCATCAACATCATGTCCCGTCCGAACAAGCACGAGCAGGTGGACACGCTGGCGACGGAGCCTCCCAACCTGGAGTCCATCCTGGTCCTGTCGTTGGGCAATGGCATCATGCCGAAGTACCTGGAGCCCACGTTCAAGGATGGCGAGGCCAACTGGGGCTTTGCCCCGTGGCTCTTGAACCTCCGCGACCCCATGGTCCTGGTGAAGATGTTGCTGGAGGCGGGCTCGGACGCGGTGAACTACCAGTGCCGCATGATTCTCCGGAAGAAGTACTTCCGGCTGGACCCCGCCGTGGACCAGCGCCTCTCCGCCTATGACACGCATGAGGTGGGGACGGTGCTCCTGGGGATGTTGAGCCAGCAGTCCACCATGGACCTGCTCCAGAAGGGACAGCGGTGGCTCGACAAGTCTGGATGGCTGGGTGACGCGCAGCACGGCGCGCAGCCGGCGCAAGTCGGGACTTGAGATGTCTGGGAATGAGGCGATGCCAGCCCTTGGAGAGGTGAGCTGAGATGACGCGGATTCTCCTGGTCTCGGGAAGCGGTGGAGTGGGGAAGACGACGGTGGCGGCGGCGACAGGCCTGGCGGCCTCTCGCCGGGGCCTGCGCACGTTGGTCCTGTCCTTCGACGCCTCGCGAGACCTGAGTGGTGCCTTCGGGCTGGAGGGCCCGGCGCGCCAGGGCCTTCCCGTTCGCGCCGATGACACCCTGCACCTCCAGGAACTGGACGTCCCCTCGGAGCTTCAGCGCCGCTGGATCTCGGGCCGGGGCGAGGTGGCCGCGCTGCTGGGCGGTGGGCTCGAGGACGTGACGGCGGAGGAGGTGGCGCTCACGCCGGGGGTGGACGTGCTGCTGGCGCTCCTCCTGCTCGACGAACACACGCGAGCTCGGACGTACGAGCTCATCGTCATCGACGGTCCTTCCACGGGAGAGCTGCTGCGCTTCACCGGAGGCGCGGACGCGGTGGGCTGGTTCGCGCGCAGGTCGAGGGCGCCGGAGCAGAGTGCCCGTCGCGTGAGGCCGTCGCGGGGAGACCCGGAGGTGCTCCACGGCGTCAGCGACAGGCTGATGGACGTGGGGGCGCTCTTGCGCGACCCCACCGTGACGACCCTCCGGCTGGTGACCACCCAGGACACCCGCGCCGAACAGGCCACGCGGCGCGCTTGCACGGCCTTCGGTCTGCAAGGCATTGCCCTGGAGGGACTGGTGCTCAACCGCCTCCCTCCTGGAGACGGGAATGGCTCATGGGCAGAAAGACTCCAGCGTCTGGTGGGCTCGGTCCCCGTGACAGGGGTTGAGCTCCAGGCGGAGGATGTGGTGGGACGCGGCGCGCTCGAGGCCTTCGCGACGCGGCTCTACCAGGGTGAGGACCCGGCGAAGCCCATGAGCACCCATCCCGTCCTCGGGGTGGAGAAGGACGCAGTGGATGCGTACAGGCTGGAGGTCAGGCTGCCCTTCGTGAGCAAGGAGGAGGTTGTCCTCTCCAGGCGCGAGGCGGAGCTGGTCATCCAGG from Myxococcus stipitatus carries:
- a CDS encoding amino acid adenylation domain-containing protein gives rise to the protein MKMGELLAELNRRGLEVWAEGEQLKLRGPKGAAGEELRNLLAGHKQELLTLLRERQRANEERPITPVARTGPAPLSYGQQRLWFLDRLEPGGVAYNLVMPLRVEGRLDPALLERCFVEILRRHEILRTRYTELQGVPVQVVDPEPRLEFLVMDETEVFAHEPGGTEVFLRREGERPFDLSEGPLTRVLVVERGADKGQYIQVCLHHISADVWARGILMRELMVLYTAFAQGQPSPLPPLPLQFSDFAIWQRGHLQGDVRRGLVDAWKRRLAGMPPLLELPSDRPRPRVQTYAGGEVRFEVGPEQTEALKALSHAANATPFMGMLAAFFVLLHRLTGREDLVVGANAINRTRPELEPLVGFFVDNLVMRVDLGGAPGFSTVVKRVREVVLEAFAHQDLPFDLLVEELKPARNPGYNPLFQTVFSWARAVGTMPDASGMKIVPLEFETTSSRFDLNLFVDDHSDRLTVRFVFNRDLFDRSTLQHYADCFQVLLQGLLTEPQRPVADLPVLPAEARERILRQWNNTRAEGASGPCLHELFEARAAKTPDACALVVGDWELTYGELDQRSDRLAVALQARGVGPETLVGICLERSPRLVVSLLAVLKAGGSFLALDPDEPSERLRRIVGDARPRLLLTSGASVDLESLATPVLSVDEACEHFPDAIGQRLRRDVTPEHRAYVLYTSGSTGHPKGTEVTHRSIVNYLKWSVEAYRLTEGTGSPVLGSISFDGTLTSLFAPLISGRALFLLPRGQELDVLSSRAYPELGFSFIKLTPSHLRAFDGLGRLREVLERTHAVVLGGEGLHGGDLETWRAQRLSARVLNEYGPTEAAVACSFHEMSHDGAPLPERVPIGKPIPNTALYVLDRRGQPVPVGVPGELYIGGVGLARGYLGRPDLTAERFVPNPFADPGSGQEGTRLYRTGDLARYLPDGTLEYLGRLDDQLKIRGHRVESGEVEAALARHPRVVHAAVALQRVAGHEPRLVAYVQPSAPGGEPLEAALRESLQAQLPEFMRPSVYVVLDALPLTSSGKVDRKALPSPSTGRGDAGLGVRSATAMTETERKLQGLYRELLGLGAVALDQSFFDLGGHSLLAITLIARIRGLLDVEVPLNEVFERPSVEGLARWIDAQAGTLAPKLPAGVVALRPRGRKAPLFLAPPSAGNPAVYISLSRNLSAEQPVFGFQMPGLMDDTVPLASVEETAAHYVDSMRKLQPVGPYHLAGWSYGGIIVCEMARQLESQGEHVALLGLIDGASLDRKAAQDSQDLREAVSTGSQLVKVLVETPLPRDYASLKLVGEWMGISLPETPKDLWRKDSLGQRSYLRRFLKDVVKTVRNMMATLRAERSYTFSAYGGRATLFRAAPPVEGRDSLVDSVRRFALAGVQVIAVPGNHMTLILDERHVAVLAVQLQQCLDAAATGMPQLETSRALLLASGGNTQSSKEVV
- a CDS encoding patatin-like phospholipase family protein yields the protein MPHRILSMDGSSISGGTGYVATGMLGALRQTLDTGGDKRTLLNQVDLFVGTSAGSFNAAFFAREADPDSAFDRNIQFWGEAVAMNKKGVSLGRTLKAMTGTSSLLDSNYMRGFLGNYFGTTTRLGDLKRKVVIPSFQLDGTRKGLRTWKSKVFHNTGPENDPDLNELLIDVLMRSGSPPLSYPIYQGMKEQGSGYVDGGLYANNPSLVGLAQAINIMSRPNKHEQVDTLATEPPNLESILVLSLGNGIMPKYLEPTFKDGEANWGFAPWLLNLRDPMVLVKMLLEAGSDAVNYQCRMILRKKYFRLDPAVDQRLSAYDTHEVGTVLLGMLSQQSTMDLLQKGQRWLDKSGWLGDAQHGAQPAQVGT
- a CDS encoding ArsA family ATPase — protein: MTRILLVSGSGGVGKTTVAAATGLAASRRGLRTLVLSFDASRDLSGAFGLEGPARQGLPVRADDTLHLQELDVPSELQRRWISGRGEVAALLGGGLEDVTAEEVALTPGVDVLLALLLLDEHTRARTYELIVIDGPSTGELLRFTGGADAVGWFARRSRAPEQSARRVRPSRGDPEVLHGVSDRLMDVGALLRDPTVTTLRLVTTQDTRAEQATRRACTAFGLQGIALEGLVLNRLPPGDGNGSWAERLQRLVGSVPVTGVELQAEDVVGRGALEAFATRLYQGEDPAKPMSTHPVLGVEKDAVDAYRLEVRLPFVSKEEVVLSRREAELVIQVGAFRRNVLLPRMVARLATSGARMDGEKLVVEFTKERVLT